A section of the Malania oleifera isolate guangnan ecotype guangnan chromosome 2, ASM2987363v1, whole genome shotgun sequence genome encodes:
- the LOC131149763 gene encoding arabinogalactan protein 21-like: MEALKMMKLFVAVAVAVVLAALSNAAAAAAGAETPTPGPTSDAAAFVPVAFASLIALAFGLSSLLN, from the coding sequence ATGGAGGCTTTGAAGATGATGAAGCTGTTCGTGGCCGTGGCCGTGGCCGTCGTCCTGGCGGCACTCTCGaacgccgccgccgccgccgccggaGCCGAAACTCCGACTCCCGGCCCTACCTCCGACGCCGCGGCCTTCGTCCCTGTCGCCTTCGCCTCTCTCATTGCCCTCGCCTTTGGCCTCTCATCTCTTCTGAACTGA
- the LOC131149764 gene encoding large ribosomal subunit protein uL16-like, which produces MGRRPARCYRQIKNKPYPKSRYCRGVPDPKIRIYDVGMKKKGVDEFPYCVHLVSWEKENVSSEALEASRIACNKYMTKSAGKDAFHLRVRVHPFHVLRINKMLSCAGADRLQTGMRGAFGKPQGTCARVSIGQVLLSVRCKDANGPHAQEALRRAKFKFPGRQKIIVSRKWGFTKFSRTDYVKWKSENRILPDGVNAKLLGCHGPLANRQPGRAFLHATV; this is translated from the exons ATGGGGAGGA GACCCGCAAGGTGTTATCGTCAGATAAAGAACAAACCTTACCCAAAATCTAGGTATTGCCGTGGTGTTCCTGATCCAAAAATCAGGATTTATGATGTTGGGATGAAGAAGAAAGGTGTGGATGAGTTTCCCTATTGTGTTCATTTGGTTAGCTGGGAAAAAGAAAATGTCTCAAGTGAGGCATTGGAAGCATCACGGATTGCATGTAACAAATACATGACCAAGTCTGCTGGGAAAGATGCCTTCCACCTGAGGGTGAGGGTCCACCCTTTCCATGTATTGCGCATCAACAAGATGCTTTCTTGTGCTGGAGCTGATAGGCTTCAAACTGGCATGAGGGGTGCTTTTGGTAAACCACAGGGAACTTGTGCAAGAGTGAGCATCGGTCAGGTCCTTTTGTCTGTCCGCTGCAAGGATGCTAATGGGCCTCATGCACAGGAGGCTCTTCGCCGTGCAAAATTCAAGTTTCCAGGTCGACAAAAGATCATTGTTAGCAGGAAATG GGGCTTTACCAAGTTCAGTCGTACTGATTATGTCAAATGGAAGAGCGAGAACCGTATCCTTCCTGATGGTGTAAATGCGAAG CTTCTTGGGTGCCATGGACCATTGGCTAATCGTCAACCTGGGCGTGCATTTTTACATGCAACTGTTTAG